A portion of the Cololabis saira isolate AMF1-May2022 chromosome 17, fColSai1.1, whole genome shotgun sequence genome contains these proteins:
- the LOC133463682 gene encoding exportin-5, producing MADQVATMCEQLIKAVTVMMDAETSQVYRLEALKFCEEFKETSSFCVPCGLQLADKAQPAVVRHFGLQILEHVIKFRWNNMQQQEKVELKECAMQLLSNGVRSILEEESHVKDALSRIIVEMIKREWPQHWPDMLKEMEALTSQGEVQTELVMWILLRLAEDVITFQTLPTQRRRDIQQTLTQNMDSIFSFLLTILQSNVEEYRKVKGLPGHEVQARAHCRVAVATLNTLAGYIDWVSLVHITSRNSHLLEMLCLLLGEPELQLEASECLLIALSRRGKLEDRKPFMLLFDDVAIDYILSAAQSADGLAIPTNTSQTPAVEVVERRYIFLKRLCQVLCALGFQLCALVGSDVKVDVPANISKYMEALLSFTTHSSQFLKSCTLSTWGALFRHETLSKDAVVVEMATKYLKVSLNSLIKTGFPSRDDNPSCEYSRLDFDSDEDFNSFFISYRAQQGDVLRYATRIVPLEAFQTAAEWLHYQITSPIDPGDTTSKTAEGLCYLLSPSVVKWDAMTVFMECVVSQIFKSLEEEKLPIDQSMELLQAVLNYDTKDPLILSCILTNVSALFPFAIHRPQVLPQILHKLFNAITFEVEQENRVPRTRAVKNVRRHACSAIIKICRDFPQFILPCFDMFHSHLKKLFSSNIMPTYMEKCSLMEALVLISNQFKNFEKQKAFLDELMAPVVAEWTSEEIRSVLWDPVKFLSFVGADQTVPEQSETIDAAGLNRGRLSFCLYAMLGVVKRARWPADLEEAKAGGFVVGYTTTGAPIYRNPCAAQFLAFLPNLLALIRTHNSLFLPENMARLSETFSRAFELMDAEKNIVLGLPQNPLDIYDSPVCRGSLGRMQGFFCTLCDNYFHLLGNAGPSLQQEFYTIENLAEGISGSAFVSLDHVPDHRLRPMIRLFLKPLVLSCPPEYYESLLRPLLGPLFTYMMQRLNIKWQVISQRTSTNGEDEEEHVVCQESQVTQEMLEEQLVRLLTREVLELLTVSCISRKVAEPAANKEEIDEEDVMMDTVQIPTPAQPTEDLTELGKCLMKHESIYMTLLTLSFTSLSWRDATNCHRTASMVCWALLRQVVGGSLLPEAVTWFFTSVLRGLQVHGQHEVCNTTLSLLAMFIYENLRPRYVELRAVMTQIPTISLEALEQYDHRLMDPNAKKAGEKKRKDQFKKLIAGTVGKALCQQFRKEVHIRNLPSLFKMPKPDKDVLSSEALGLETLFGPESTAP from the exons TTTTGTGAAGAATTTAAAGAGACAAGCTCCTTCTGTGTCCCATGTGGTTTACAACTGGCTGACAAAGCTCAGCCAGCTGTAGTGAGACACTTCGGTCTGCAAATATTGGAGCACGTCATCAA GTTCCGATGGAACAACATGCAGCAACAAGAGAAAGTAGAGTTGAAAGAGTGTGCTATGCAGCTGTTGTCAAAT GGAGTTCGTTCTATCCTGGAGGAGGAGAGCCACGTCAAAGATGCCCTGTCGCGGATCATAGTGGAAATGATAAAGAGAGAATGGCCCCAACACTGGCCAGATATGCTGAAAGAGATGGAAGCCCTCACGAGCCAAGGG GAGGTGCAGACAGAACTGGTCATGTGGATACTTTTGAGGCTTGCAGAGGATGTGATCACCTTTCAGACGCTGCCCACCCAGCGACGCAGAGACATCCAGCAGACACTCACCCAAAACATGGATAGCATCTTCAGTTTCTTGCTGACTATTCTGCAATCAAATGTTGAGGAGTATCGCAAAGTG AAAGGGTTACCTGGACATGAAGTACAG GCCAGAGCGCACTGTCGAGTTGCTGTGGCGACGCTGAACACACTTGCAGGTTACATAGACTGGGTGTCTCTGGTGCACATCACCTCCAGAAACTCTCATCTGCTGGAGATGTTATGCTTGCTGCTGGGTGAAccggagctgcagctggaggcTTCCGAGTGTCTGTTAATTGCTTTGAGCAGGAGG GGCAAACTAGAGGACAGGAAGCCTTTCATGCTGCTGTTTGATGACGTGGCCATCGACTACATCCTTTCTGCAGCCCA GTCAGCAGATGGACTGGCAATACCTACAAATACCTCTCAAACACC AgcagtggaggtggtggagaggCGTTACATCTTTCTGAAGCGACTCTGTCAGGTTCTGTGTGCTCTGGGATTCCAGCTGTGTGCGTTAGTG GGTTCAGATGTAAAGGTTGACGTACCTGCAAATATCAGCAAGTACATGGAAGCATTATTATCCTTCACCACACATTCCAGTCAG TTTTTGAAATCTTGCACTCTTTCAACTTGGGGAGCTTTGTTCAGACATGAAACTCTGTCAAAAGATGCTGTCGTTGTGGAGATGGCCACCAAATACCTCAAAGTGTCATTGAACAGCCTCATCAAG aCTGGTTTCCCATCAAGAGACGATAACCCGAGTTGTGAGTACTCCCGTCTGGACTTTGACAGCGATGAAGATTTCAACTCCTTTTTCATCT CTTATCGAGCTCAACAAGGAGACGTTTTGAGGTATGCGACTCGCATTGTTCCTCTGGAAGCTTTCCAGACAGCAGCAGAGTGGTTACATTATCAGATCACCAGCCCAATTGATCCTGGAGATACAACAT CTAAGACTGCAGAGGGCCTGTGTTACCTTCTGTCTCCATCAGTTGTCAAGTGGGATGCGATGACTGTTTTCATGGAGTGTGTGGTCTCTCAGATATTTAAAAGTCTAGAGGAAGAG AAGTTGCCCATCGACCAGagcatggagctgctgcaggctgTGCTGAACTACGACACCAAAGATCCACTCATCCTGTCCTGCATACTCACCAACGTGTCTGCCCTCTTCCCTTTTGCCATCCACAGGCCACAAGTTCTGCCACAAATCCTCCACAAG CTGTTTAATGCCATCACATTTGAAGTTGAGCAGGAAAACAGA GTACCTCGGACTCGAGCTGTAAAGAACGTGAGGAGACACGCCTGCTCAGCCATCATAAAAATTTGCCGTGATTTTCCACAATTCATCTTG cCTTGCTTTGACATGTTTCACAGTCACCTAAAGAAGCTGTTTTCAAGCAACATCATGCCGACTTACATGGAGAAATGCTCACTGATGGAAGCCCTGGTGCTCATCAGTAATCAGTTTAAAAATTTTGAAAAGCAAAAAGCTTTCCTGGATGAACTGATGGCTCCGGTTGTCGCGGAGTGGACCTCAGAAGAGATTAGGAG TGTGCTGTGGGATCCTGTTAAGTTCCTCTCCTTCGTTGGAGCTGATCAGACAGTCCCCGAGCAAAGTGAAACAATAGACGCAGCAGGCCTCAACAGAGGGCGA ttGAGTTTCTGCTTGTATGCCATGCTGGGGGTGGTGAAGCGTGCACGCTGGCCTGCAGACCTGGAAGAAGCTAAAGCTGGAGGCTTTGTGGTGGGCTACACTACTACTGGAGCCCCCATCTACAGAAACCCCtgtgctgcacagtttcttgCCTTCCTGCCCAACTTACTGGCTCTAATAAG GACTCACAACAGTCTGTTCCTCCCAGAGAACATGGCTCGTCTTAGCGAGACCTTCTCTAGAGCTTTTGAACTGATGGATGCAGAGAAAAATATAGTTCTTG GTCTCCCTCAGAATCCTCTGGACATTTATGACTCTCCTGTGTGTAGAGGCAGCCTGGGGCGCATGCAGGGATTTTTCTGCACACTATGTGATAACTA CTTCCATCTCCTGGGTAACGCAGGCCCGTCTCTGCAGCAGGAGTTCTACACTATTGAGAATCTGGCTGAGGGAATATCTGGATCTGCTTTTGTCTCCCTTGACCATGTGCCAGACCACAGACTTCGCCCAATGATT CGTTTGTTTCTGAAGCCACTGGTGCTCTCTTGTCCTCCTGAGTACTATGAGAGCTTACTACGCCCCCTGCTGGGTCCCCTCTTCACCTACATGATGCAG AGACTCAACATTAAGTGGCAGGTCATCAGCCAGAGGACGTCTACAAA tggtgaagatgaggaggagcaCGTGGTCTGTCAGGAGAGCCAGGTGACACAGGAGATGTTGGAGGAGCAGTTAGTGCGTCTGCTCACCAGAGAAGTCCTGGAACTTCTCA CTGTGAGCTGTATTTCCAGAAAAGTGGCTGAACCTGCAGCCAACAAGGAGGAAATCGATG AGGAAGATGTGATGATGGATACAGTTCAGATACCAACTCCTGCACAACCCACAGAGGACCTCACAGAGCTGGGAAAATGTCTGATGAAACATGAG aGCATTTACATGACGCTGTTGACATTATCCTTTACCTCCTTGTCGTGGAGAGATGCCACAAACTGTCATCGCACTGCTTCCATGGTCTGCTGGGCTCTTCTGCGGCAG gTCGTAGGGGGTAGTCTTCTTCCCGAAGCCGTCACATGGTTCTTTACCAGTGTTCTTAGAGgtcttcaggttcatgggcagCATGAAGTCTGCAACACTACCCTCTCTCTGTTGGCCATGTTCATTTACGAAAACCTG CGGCCTCGCTATGTGGAGCTGAGGGCAGTGATGACCCAAATCCCAACCATAAGTCTTGAGGCCCTGGAACAGTATGACCATAGGCTCATGGACCCCAATGCCAAAAAAGCTggagagaagaagaggaaagaCCAGTTCAAGAAGTTAATTGCTGGAACTGTTGGG AAAGCTCTGTGCCAGCAGTTCAGGAAGGAGGTTCATATCCGCAATCTTCCATCGCTCTTTAAAATGCCAAAGCCGGACAAGGATGTACTGAGCAGTGAAGCACTGGGCCTTGAGACTCTCTTCGGTCCTGAGAGTACTGCCCCGTAG